A genome region from Archaeoglobus fulgidus DSM 4304 includes the following:
- a CDS encoding AMP-dependent synthetase/ligase, with the protein MKVVKDPELKIERKESLNKMLWNTVQSHPRVSAIGYWDDGKLKYLTYEEFWERVRKLSKFLISSGLRKGDRVAIYADTRYEWEIADFAVLTAGGVVVTVHSVLNREQVEYILRDSESRVVFTEKKYAENVPEDFEVYFLEELEKLVGEVSDDEFESRWKSVEPDDLASIVYTSGTTGEPKGAMLTHWNWRFNCHSVMSITPFYPGEPHICYLPLSHVYQRLVFFAGISRAATAVFCSPQQFLETSTAVKPVGLIVVPRILERVNAGIVEKVEKSPALAKKIFYWSRGVAIECGKRMSRGEKYGFWLNIKRIIADRLVFSKIRENLGLTRIRFVCSSAAELQKELAYMFNGMGIPVIEGYGMTETAAPSNLNPVGRFKPGTVGPPIPGIEEAIAEDGEILVRGDNVMKGYWRKEAETRKTFTEDGWLKTGDLGEFDEDGYLVFLGRKKHIIVLDTGKNVSPVPIEEELLKNPLVSDAVIIGDGKPYVTTLIVPNFSMLLEFADKNGIEYDRSRTIVQRSISGEEEIVAVDENLVENNAVKELYAKIVDDVNSRLAKHETIKKFKILPEAFSLEKGEITPTLKKRRHVILKRYEKFIEEMYKR; encoded by the coding sequence ATGAAGGTTGTCAAAGACCCAGAGCTGAAAATTGAGCGAAAGGAATCGCTCAACAAGATGCTCTGGAACACCGTTCAGAGTCATCCAAGAGTGTCGGCCATTGGCTACTGGGACGATGGAAAGCTGAAATATCTCACCTACGAGGAGTTCTGGGAGAGGGTGAGGAAGCTATCAAAGTTTTTAATTTCTTCCGGCCTGCGGAAGGGAGACAGGGTTGCGATTTACGCCGACACACGCTATGAATGGGAGATTGCCGACTTTGCAGTTCTAACTGCTGGGGGAGTGGTTGTTACAGTCCACAGCGTTCTTAACAGAGAGCAGGTTGAATACATCCTGAGAGACTCGGAGAGCAGAGTTGTTTTCACGGAAAAGAAGTATGCTGAAAACGTTCCTGAGGACTTTGAGGTTTACTTTCTGGAGGAGCTGGAAAAGCTTGTCGGTGAGGTTTCTGATGATGAATTCGAAAGCAGATGGAAGAGCGTTGAGCCTGACGACCTTGCAAGCATTGTTTACACCTCTGGCACCACAGGAGAGCCAAAGGGGGCGATGCTCACGCACTGGAACTGGAGGTTCAACTGCCACTCTGTGATGTCCATCACGCCCTTCTATCCCGGAGAGCCCCACATCTGCTATCTGCCATTGAGCCACGTTTACCAGAGGCTTGTTTTCTTTGCTGGAATTTCGAGGGCAGCAACAGCAGTTTTCTGCAGTCCCCAGCAGTTCCTCGAAACGTCAACAGCAGTGAAGCCTGTTGGACTAATAGTTGTGCCGAGAATTCTTGAGAGGGTGAATGCGGGAATTGTCGAGAAAGTTGAGAAGTCACCAGCTTTGGCAAAGAAGATTTTCTACTGGTCGAGAGGAGTTGCCATTGAGTGTGGAAAGAGAATGAGCAGAGGGGAGAAATACGGCTTCTGGCTGAATATAAAGAGAATAATCGCAGACAGGCTTGTTTTCAGCAAAATTCGGGAGAACCTCGGCCTCACAAGAATCAGGTTTGTCTGCTCCTCTGCCGCAGAACTACAGAAGGAGCTGGCCTACATGTTCAATGGCATGGGAATTCCCGTAATTGAGGGCTACGGAATGACAGAGACTGCAGCACCATCCAACCTCAATCCTGTCGGAAGGTTCAAACCCGGCACAGTTGGCCCGCCAATTCCCGGCATCGAGGAGGCGATAGCTGAGGATGGAGAGATTCTCGTCAGGGGAGACAACGTGATGAAGGGCTACTGGAGAAAGGAAGCTGAGACGAGAAAAACCTTCACCGAGGATGGATGGCTGAAGACAGGTGACCTTGGAGAGTTCGACGAGGATGGCTACCTCGTCTTTCTCGGGAGGAAGAAGCACATAATTGTCCTTGACACGGGTAAAAACGTTTCTCCTGTCCCTATAGAGGAGGAATTGCTCAAAAATCCGCTTGTGAGTGATGCGGTTATCATTGGTGACGGAAAGCCCTACGTAACTACCCTCATAGTCCCGAATTTCAGCATGCTCCTTGAGTTTGCCGATAAAAACGGAATTGAGTATGACAGGAGTAGAACGATTGTTCAGAGGAGCATTTCTGGAGAGGAGGAGATTGTGGCTGTTGATGAAAACCTTGTGGAGAATAATGCAGTTAAGGAGCTTTACGCAAAAATTGTTGATGATGTCAACAGCAGGCTGGCAAAGCACGAGACAATCAAGAAGTTCAAAATTTTGCCTGAGGCTTTCAGCCTTGAGAAGGGGGAGATAACTCCAACTTTGAAGAAGAGGAGGCACGTCATTCTGAAGAG